Proteins from one Amycolatopsis benzoatilytica AK 16/65 genomic window:
- a CDS encoding DUF2231 domain-containing protein encodes MTTVNGLPAHILLVHAIVVLLPLSALLLVLTAWLPAVRRRLAGANAILSVLVVVLVPITTDAGEWLERRVARTALLRTHTELGDTAVWAAIPVALLALAVWWRQREAAAAPVAGARGTAGASAVGGQLPGPDGAQATGSVATRTESDSRPAASGRRTFLAPASKAVSVTLIVLSVLAAAAACYDIVRIGDSGAQVSWQGKFQQNAAPREH; translated from the coding sequence ATGACGACTGTCAACGGCTTGCCCGCCCACATCCTGCTCGTGCACGCGATCGTCGTGCTGCTGCCGCTTTCGGCATTGCTGCTGGTCCTGACCGCGTGGCTGCCCGCGGTACGGCGGCGCCTCGCCGGCGCGAACGCGATCTTGTCGGTGCTCGTGGTCGTCCTCGTGCCGATCACGACGGACGCCGGGGAGTGGCTGGAGCGGAGGGTGGCGCGGACGGCGTTGCTGCGTACGCACACCGAGCTGGGCGACACGGCGGTGTGGGCGGCGATTCCGGTGGCGCTGCTGGCGTTGGCGGTGTGGTGGCGGCAGCGGGAAGCGGCGGCCGCCCCGGTCGCCGGGGCACGGGGCACTGCCGGAGCCAGTGCCGTCGGCGGGCAGCTGCCGGGTCCGGACGGCGCGCAGGCGACCGGGTCGGTCGCGACCCGAACGGAGAGCGATTCCCGCCCCGCCGCGTCCGGGCGACGCACCTTCCTGGCTCCGGCGTCGAAGGCCGTCAGCGTCACCTTGATCGTGCTGTCCGTCCTGGCCGCCGCGGCGGCCTGCTACGACATCGTCCGGATCGGCGATTCCGGCGCGCAGGTCAGCTGGCAGGGCAAGTTCCAGCAGAACGCGGCACCGCGCGAGCACTGA
- a CDS encoding response regulator transcription factor, which translates to MANRVLLADDDRAIRESLVRALELEGYEVSEVADGVSALATARREEFDVLIVDVMMPGVDGLGVCRVLRADGDRTPVLMLTARVETADRVAGLDAGADDYLPKPFELDELLARLRALLRRSADPGEQAQRVVRLAGLAVDSGARRVWWHDTEVPLSKTEFDLLELLVRNAGIVLDRGTIHQRIWGYEFGPESKNLAVYIGYLRRKLEQAGADELIRTVRGVGYVVRP; encoded by the coding sequence ATGGCGAACCGGGTTCTGCTGGCGGACGACGACCGGGCGATCCGCGAGTCGCTGGTCCGCGCGCTCGAGCTGGAGGGCTACGAGGTCAGCGAGGTAGCCGACGGCGTCTCGGCGCTCGCGACCGCGCGGCGGGAGGAGTTCGACGTCCTGATCGTCGACGTGATGATGCCCGGCGTCGACGGCCTCGGCGTGTGCCGCGTGCTGCGCGCGGACGGCGACCGCACTCCGGTGCTCATGCTGACCGCCCGGGTGGAGACCGCCGACCGAGTCGCCGGTCTGGACGCCGGAGCCGACGACTACTTGCCGAAACCTTTCGAACTGGACGAGCTGCTCGCCCGGCTCCGCGCGTTGCTGCGCCGCAGCGCCGACCCGGGCGAGCAGGCCCAGCGCGTGGTGCGGCTCGCCGGGCTGGCGGTCGACAGCGGCGCGCGCCGGGTGTGGTGGCACGACACCGAGGTGCCGTTGTCGAAGACTGAGTTCGACCTGTTGGAGCTGCTGGTGCGCAACGCCGGGATCGTGCTCGACCGCGGCACGATCCACCAGCGGATCTGGGGCTACGAATTCGGCCCGGAGTCGAAGAACCTGGCGGTGTACATCGGCTATCTGCGGCGGAAGCTGGAGCAGGCCGGCGCGGACGAGCTGATCCGTACCGTGCGCGGCGTCGGCTACGTGGTGCGGCCGTGA
- a CDS encoding RNA-binding S4 domain-containing protein, translating to MESTRIDRWLWAVRLTKTRADAAAACRGGHVRVNDRPAKPATTVVPGDEVRARIGTTTRVVEVVQVIQKRVGAAVAATCLIDRTPKPPPEAAIPVARRERGAGRPTKRERRVLDEFRQQRS from the coding sequence ATGGAATCGACCCGGATCGACCGCTGGCTCTGGGCAGTCCGGCTGACCAAGACGCGCGCCGACGCCGCTGCCGCCTGCCGGGGTGGCCACGTGCGCGTGAACGACCGTCCGGCGAAACCGGCGACCACGGTCGTCCCCGGCGATGAGGTCCGCGCCCGGATCGGCACGACGACCCGGGTGGTCGAGGTGGTCCAGGTCATCCAGAAACGCGTGGGCGCGGCAGTCGCGGCCACCTGCCTGATCGACCGCACCCCGAAACCGCCGCCGGAAGCGGCGATCCCGGTCGCCCGCCGGGAGCGAGGGGCGGGCCGTCCGACGAAGCGGGAACGGCGCGTGCTGGACGAGTTCCGGCAGCAGCGGAGCTGA
- a CDS encoding MerR family transcriptional regulator, whose amino-acid sequence MFTIGEFARHGRVSVRMLRHYDALGLLRPARVDPHTGYRSYSADQLATLNRIVALKELGFGLGEVGELLAEQVTPEQVRGMLLLRRAELAQQLAADRLRLAEVEARLRTLESEHAMSDIIVKDLPATRVVRLTATVDSFSPEAITPVVRPLCEELGRRLEGSDAAPAGPLVCYYEKPAREDDPIVVHAALPVSGAVSEPNGLEVAELPAARAATLLHRGPMSGVLAGYQELARWTDEHGHRAEGFPRETYLHTSGDEREWVVELQEPIAESAR is encoded by the coding sequence ATGTTCACCATCGGAGAATTCGCCCGCCACGGCCGGGTTTCCGTCCGGATGCTTCGGCACTACGACGCGCTCGGCCTGCTCCGGCCCGCCCGGGTCGACCCGCACACCGGCTACCGCTCCTACTCGGCGGACCAGCTGGCCACGCTCAACCGGATCGTCGCGCTGAAGGAGCTCGGTTTCGGTCTCGGCGAGGTCGGCGAACTGCTGGCCGAGCAGGTCACGCCCGAGCAGGTCCGCGGGATGCTGCTGCTGCGCCGCGCCGAGCTGGCGCAGCAGCTGGCCGCCGACCGGCTCCGGCTTGCCGAGGTCGAGGCGAGACTCCGCACGCTGGAAAGCGAGCACGCCATGTCCGACATCATCGTCAAAGACCTCCCCGCGACCCGCGTCGTCCGGCTCACCGCCACCGTGGACAGCTTCTCGCCGGAGGCGATCACCCCGGTCGTGCGCCCGCTCTGCGAGGAACTGGGCCGCCGGCTCGAAGGCTCCGACGCCGCTCCGGCCGGTCCGCTCGTCTGCTACTACGAGAAGCCGGCCCGCGAGGACGATCCGATCGTCGTGCACGCCGCGTTGCCGGTGTCCGGCGCGGTCTCCGAGCCGAACGGGCTCGAAGTGGCCGAGCTGCCCGCCGCCCGCGCCGCGACGCTGCTCCACCGAGGCCCGATGAGCGGCGTCCTGGCCGGCTACCAGGAGCTGGCCCGGTGGACCGACGAGCACGGGCACCGCGCCGAAGGATTCCCGCGCGAGACCTACCTGCACACTTCCGGCGACGAGCGCGAATGGGTCGTCGAACTCCAGGAGCCGATCGCCGAGTCGGCCCGCTGA
- a CDS encoding nuclear transport factor 2 family protein, producing MAENLNPEEIPALWCRMWNEDAALAHRLLTDDGRQWSGAKPGLDPLVGPADAEAFIAKYQQDVGNRFVPRTLVVDGADRLAFTWDVTRRDGVVITGADMFVLAGGKVARNWTIPSPDGRSAVGDGPGAGSLDRDELIALAKNAHPWRGELAADPARQTVAGVWSDGVRGGISVLVAVDGRADREWVVPGTRRLP from the coding sequence ATGGCAGAAAACCTGAACCCCGAAGAGATCCCCGCCCTCTGGTGCCGCATGTGGAACGAGGACGCAGCGCTCGCGCACCGGCTCCTCACCGACGACGGCAGGCAGTGGTCGGGCGCCAAACCCGGCCTCGACCCGCTGGTCGGCCCGGCCGACGCGGAGGCGTTCATCGCGAAGTACCAGCAGGACGTCGGCAACCGGTTCGTCCCGCGCACGCTCGTCGTCGACGGTGCCGACCGGCTCGCCTTCACCTGGGACGTCACCCGCCGCGACGGCGTGGTGATCACCGGTGCCGACATGTTCGTACTGGCGGGCGGGAAGGTCGCCCGGAACTGGACGATCCCGTCGCCGGACGGCCGCTCCGCGGTGGGGGACGGGCCGGGCGCGGGCAGCCTGGACCGGGACGAGCTGATCGCGCTGGCGAAGAACGCGCATCCGTGGCGGGGCGAGCTGGCGGCGGATCCGGCGCGGCAGACGGTCGCCGGGGTGTGGTCGGACGGCGTGCGCGGCGGGATCTCCGTGCTGGTCGCGGTCGACGGACGGGCCGACCGCGAGTGGGTAGTGCCGGGGACGCGCAGGCTGCCGTGA
- a CDS encoding helix-turn-helix transcriptional regulator produces MNRTDRLYALVEELRAIAPRTRTAAWLAGRFEVSVRTVERDLGALREAGVPIWTETGRSGGYGLDRERTLPPLALTAEEAIAITVALRSAAGSPFAAAAQSAARKVLARLPTDVRDAEQHLAARLHQVGEPAPPVAHGGLIVSALAARRVVRLSYVDAKGHSTERALEPLGLLRGPAGWYLLGWCRLRDAVRGFLLDRIGEVELTGERVRRREVDLDAELARISARPLAQ; encoded by the coding sequence GTGAATCGCACGGACCGGTTGTACGCGCTCGTCGAGGAGCTCCGGGCGATCGCGCCGCGCACTCGGACCGCCGCCTGGCTGGCCGGCCGGTTCGAGGTCAGCGTTCGCACGGTCGAACGCGATCTCGGCGCGTTGCGCGAGGCCGGCGTGCCGATCTGGACCGAGACCGGGCGGTCCGGCGGCTACGGCCTGGACCGCGAACGGACGTTGCCGCCGCTCGCGCTCACCGCGGAAGAAGCCATCGCGATCACCGTCGCGTTGCGTTCGGCCGCCGGTTCGCCGTTCGCCGCGGCCGCGCAGTCGGCGGCCCGGAAGGTGCTCGCGCGGCTGCCGACCGATGTCCGCGACGCCGAACAGCACTTGGCCGCCCGGTTGCACCAGGTCGGCGAGCCGGCGCCGCCGGTGGCGCACGGCGGGCTGATCGTGTCCGCGCTCGCCGCCCGGCGGGTCGTCCGGCTGTCCTATGTGGACGCCAAAGGGCACTCGACGGAACGGGCGTTGGAGCCGCTGGGGCTGCTGCGGGGCCCGGCGGGCTGGTACCTCCTGGGCTGGTGCCGGCTGCGCGACGCAGTGCGCGGCTTCCTGCTGGACCGCATCGGCGAGGTCGAGTTGACCGGTGAGCGGGTGCGGCGGCGCGAGGTGGACCTGGACGCGGAGCTGGCCCGGATTTCGGCCCGGCCGCTCGCGCAGTGA
- a CDS encoding HAMP domain-containing sensor histidine kinase → MNLRGKLAVAFAVVGGAAAILVGVLGYQTSSHRIRAELDRSLLNTAAQVAAGGVQVLAPSPITRGPGDDDHDEAQPMVAQSIAPDGTVRRIGGRPVDLPVTADDRALTSGTRYTDVTVGSDGYRVLTVALGPDRGSLQLGIDTDETRRVLGDLAERMTWVSVAVLAGAALAGWLIARQITRRLVRLTRLTEEVSAGSRPGIGVPDRGRDEVGRLSASFAEMLRRLASAREDQERLVQDAAHELRTPLTSLRTNASVLRRFAELSPDARQRLLADVDGETRELTHLVEELVELATGQHDDEPRQPVELREPAERAAERVRRRSGREISVDADGTTTDGRPKALERAMTNLLENAVKFGGGPVALRVRDGRVEVADRGPGIAEEDADRVFDRFYRAADARSLPGSGLGLAIVREVARSHGGSVFAGPRDGGGAVVGFTVALTGFIP, encoded by the coding sequence GTGAACCTGCGGGGGAAGCTGGCCGTCGCGTTCGCCGTGGTCGGCGGGGCGGCGGCGATCCTGGTGGGAGTGCTGGGCTATCAGACGAGCTCGCACCGGATCCGCGCGGAGCTCGACCGGTCGCTGCTGAACACCGCGGCGCAGGTCGCCGCCGGCGGGGTGCAGGTCCTCGCGCCGAGCCCGATCACCCGCGGCCCCGGCGACGACGACCACGACGAGGCGCAGCCGATGGTCGCCCAGTCGATCGCCCCGGACGGGACCGTGCGGCGGATCGGCGGGCGCCCGGTAGACCTGCCGGTGACGGCGGACGATCGCGCGCTGACCTCCGGCACCCGCTATACGGACGTAACGGTCGGATCGGACGGCTACCGGGTGCTGACCGTCGCGCTCGGCCCGGACCGCGGGTCGCTGCAGCTGGGCATCGACACCGACGAGACCCGGCGCGTCCTCGGCGATCTCGCCGAGCGGATGACCTGGGTGAGCGTCGCGGTGCTGGCCGGCGCCGCGCTGGCGGGCTGGCTGATCGCCCGCCAGATCACCCGGCGGCTGGTCCGGCTCACCCGGCTGACCGAGGAAGTGAGCGCGGGCAGCCGGCCCGGGATCGGCGTACCGGACCGCGGCCGCGACGAGGTCGGCCGGCTGTCCGCGTCGTTCGCGGAGATGCTGCGGCGGCTGGCCAGCGCCAGAGAGGACCAGGAGCGCCTGGTCCAGGACGCCGCGCACGAGCTGCGGACGCCGCTGACCAGCCTGCGGACCAACGCGAGCGTGCTGCGGCGGTTCGCGGAGCTGTCTCCGGACGCGCGGCAGCGGCTGCTCGCGGACGTGGACGGGGAGACGCGCGAGCTGACGCATCTGGTCGAGGAGCTGGTGGAACTCGCCACCGGGCAGCACGACGACGAGCCGCGGCAGCCGGTCGAACTGCGCGAGCCGGCGGAGCGGGCCGCCGAGCGGGTGCGCCGTCGATCGGGACGGGAGATCTCGGTCGACGCGGACGGAACGACCACCGACGGACGGCCGAAGGCGCTCGAACGGGCGATGACGAATCTGCTGGAGAACGCGGTGAAGTTCGGCGGCGGGCCGGTGGCGCTGCGGGTGCGCGACGGCCGGGTCGAGGTGGCCGACCGCGGGCCGGGGATCGCCGAGGAGGACGCGGACCGGGTGTTCGACCGGTTCTACCGGGCCGCGGACGCCCGCTCGCTGCCCGGTTCCGGGCTGGGCTTGGCGATCGTGCGGGAGGTCGCGCGCTCGCACGGCGGTTCGGTGTTCGCCGGTCCGCGCGACGGCGGTGGAGCGGTGGTCGGATTCACCGTCGCTCTTACCGGATTCATACCTTGA
- the mftD gene encoding pre-mycofactocin synthase MftD (MftD, an enzyme found in the mycofactocin biosynthesis locus, performs an oxidative deamination of 3-amino-5-[(p-hydroxyphenyl)methyl]-4,4-dimethyl-2-pyrrolidinone (AHDP). The resulting compound, now called pre-mycofactocin (PMFT), is a biologically active redox cofactor that can oxidize the non-exchangeable NADH of TIGR03971 family SDR-type oxidoreductases.), giving the protein MSTTWFESVAEAQRRAKKRLPSSVYSALIAGSEKGLTLQDNLAAYDELRFAPRTAGLPGERDLSTNVLGRDVALPVLISPTGVQAVHPDGEVAVARAAAARGTSIGLSSFASKPIEEVVAANPNTYFQVYWTGTRDDILGRLERARSAGAVGIVLTLDWSFSHSRDWGSPHIPDKLTLRELLRFAPEGMLHPRWLLAYARTRKLPDLSVPNMAEPGSPVPTFFNAYGQWMQTAPPTWDDVSWLRKQWDGPFLLKGVYRVDEARRAVDAGVSAISVSNHGGNNLDGTPATIRALPAVAEAVGNEVEVLLDGGIRRGSDVVKALALGARAVLIGRAYLWGLAAGGQSGVENVLDVLRNGIDSTLLALGHRSVRDLSRDDLIVPDGFERRIGA; this is encoded by the coding sequence ATGAGCACCACCTGGTTCGAGTCCGTCGCGGAAGCGCAACGGCGCGCGAAGAAACGGCTCCCGTCGTCGGTCTACTCGGCGCTGATCGCCGGGTCGGAAAAGGGCCTGACGCTGCAGGACAACCTGGCCGCCTACGACGAGCTCCGGTTCGCCCCGCGCACCGCCGGGCTGCCCGGCGAACGCGACCTGAGCACGAACGTGCTCGGCCGCGACGTCGCGCTGCCGGTACTGATCTCGCCGACCGGCGTGCAGGCGGTGCACCCGGACGGCGAGGTCGCCGTCGCTCGCGCCGCCGCCGCGCGCGGCACCTCGATCGGCCTGTCGTCGTTCGCCAGCAAGCCGATCGAGGAGGTGGTCGCGGCCAACCCGAACACCTATTTCCAGGTCTACTGGACCGGCACCCGCGACGACATCCTGGGCCGGCTGGAGCGCGCTCGATCGGCCGGCGCGGTCGGCATCGTCCTCACCCTGGACTGGTCGTTCTCGCACAGCCGCGACTGGGGCAGCCCGCACATCCCGGACAAGCTCACCCTGCGCGAGCTCCTCCGGTTCGCGCCCGAGGGCATGCTGCACCCGCGCTGGCTGCTCGCCTACGCGCGCACCCGGAAACTGCCCGACCTCAGCGTGCCGAACATGGCCGAGCCGGGCAGCCCGGTGCCGACGTTCTTCAACGCCTACGGCCAGTGGATGCAGACCGCGCCGCCGACCTGGGACGACGTGAGCTGGCTGCGGAAGCAGTGGGACGGGCCGTTCCTGCTGAAGGGCGTGTACCGGGTCGACGAGGCGCGGCGCGCGGTCGACGCCGGCGTCAGCGCGATCTCGGTGTCCAACCACGGCGGCAACAACCTCGACGGCACGCCCGCGACGATCCGCGCGCTGCCAGCGGTCGCGGAAGCGGTCGGAAACGAGGTGGAAGTGTTGCTGGACGGCGGAATCCGCCGCGGCAGCGACGTGGTGAAGGCGCTGGCGCTCGGAGCGCGCGCGGTGCTGATCGGACGCGCGTACCTGTGGGGCCTGGCCGCGGGCGGACAGTCCGGTGTGGAGAACGTCCTGGACGTGCTGCGCAACGGCATCGATTCCACGCTGCTGGCGCTCGGGCACCGCAGCGTGCGGGATCTCAGCCGGGACGATCTGATCGTGCCGGACGGGTTCGAGCGGCGGATCGGCGCCTGA
- a CDS encoding IS110 family transposase — translation MVVIGVDPHKSSHTAAALDPGSDATLDTVRIDAALPEYRKLLVWARRFGQRRWAVENAWGLGRHLAQWLTARGETVVDVPATATARVRQLSRGRRKNDALDAAAAASVAALQGDGTPVTAEGLSTVLGMLDERRTNLTRQRTRTVNQLHALLRELMPGGAPADLTAGQAAAMLARVRPASPAEQARKDLARDLVADIRALDTRVKTNQKRMQQAVADSGSSLPDVVGIGPVVAARLIGRTGRASRFPTAAAFAVHAGAAPIEIASAGTARHRLSRQGDRKLNNALHTIALTQVRMSGTRGRLYYDRKIAEGKTHKEAMRCLKRRLADHVWRVMIADQRRQTRAAGPGGHAGATLTSSATSPTPTAGSSDKSLPGPANHNSTTPNPAA, via the coding sequence ATGGTCGTGATCGGAGTCGACCCGCACAAGTCCAGTCACACTGCGGCGGCGCTCGACCCGGGCAGCGACGCGACGCTGGACACCGTCCGCATCGACGCGGCATTGCCGGAATACCGGAAGCTGCTGGTCTGGGCCCGGCGGTTCGGGCAACGCCGCTGGGCGGTGGAAAACGCCTGGGGGCTCGGCCGTCATCTGGCGCAGTGGCTCACCGCGCGGGGCGAGACCGTCGTGGACGTCCCCGCGACCGCGACCGCGCGGGTGCGGCAGCTCTCGCGGGGCCGCCGGAAGAACGACGCCCTGGACGCCGCGGCGGCGGCCAGCGTGGCAGCGCTGCAGGGCGACGGGACCCCGGTGACCGCCGAGGGGCTCTCGACGGTGCTGGGGATGCTCGACGAGCGGCGGACCAACCTCACCCGGCAACGCACCCGGACGGTCAACCAGCTGCACGCCCTGCTGCGCGAACTGATGCCCGGCGGCGCACCCGCCGACCTGACCGCCGGCCAGGCGGCCGCGATGCTGGCGCGGGTCCGGCCGGCCTCTCCGGCGGAGCAGGCCCGCAAGGACCTCGCGCGGGACCTGGTCGCCGACATCCGCGCACTGGACACCCGTGTGAAGACGAACCAGAAGCGCATGCAGCAGGCCGTCGCCGATTCCGGCAGCAGCCTGCCCGACGTCGTCGGCATAGGCCCGGTGGTGGCCGCGCGGCTGATCGGGCGCACCGGTCGCGCCTCGCGGTTCCCGACAGCAGCGGCCTTCGCCGTCCACGCCGGCGCGGCGCCGATCGAGATCGCCAGCGCCGGCACGGCGCGGCACCGGCTGTCGCGCCAGGGCGACCGCAAGCTGAACAATGCCCTGCACACGATCGCCTTGACCCAGGTGCGCATGTCCGGAACCAGAGGACGCCTCTACTACGACCGCAAGATCGCCGAGGGCAAGACTCACAAAGAAGCGATGCGCTGCCTGAAACGCCGTCTGGCCGACCACGTCTGGCGAGTCATGATCGCCGACCAGCGCCGGCAGACACGAGCGGCGGGCCCGGGAGGACACGCGGGGGCGACTCTGACATCCAGCGCGACCAGCCCTACCCCGACGGCCGGCTCTTCGGACAAGTCACTTCCCGGACCCGCCAACCACAACTCTACGACACCGAACCCAGCAGCTTGA
- the ctaD gene encoding cytochrome c oxidase subunit I: protein MTQLKPRPVVIAEARPRGKKGSVLLGILRTTDHKTIGLLYLGTSFAFFLAGGAMALLMRTELARPGLQFLSQEQYNQLFTMHGTIMLLLYATPNVFGFANFVLPLQIGSPDVAFPRLNAFSYWLYLFGGLIVMGAFLTPAGAPDFGWTAYTPLSDATHTPGIGGDLWIMGLIVAGLGTILGAVNMLTTILCLRAPGMMMFRMPLFTWNIFFTAILILIVFPILTAALFALEADRRLGAHVFDPANGGAILWQHLFWFFGHPEVYIVALPYFGIVTEIIPVFSRKPLFGYRLMVFATVGITALSVAVWAHHMFATGAVLLPFFSIMTFLIAVPTGMKFFNWIGTMWRGAISFESPMLWSIGFMVTFLFGGLTGVILASPPLNFHVTDTYFVVAHFHYVLFGTIVFATFAGIYFWFPKMTGRMLDEPLAKLHFWTTFIGFHTTFLVQHWLGVEGMPRRYADYLSSDGFTVLNTISTIGAFLLGASVLPFIWNVVKSYRYGEKCEVDDPWGYGNSLEWATSSPPPRHNFTELPRIRSERPAFELHYPEAVQRMREEQHVHWGRRDKVDA from the coding sequence ATGACGCAGCTCAAGCCCCGACCCGTAGTCATCGCGGAAGCGCGGCCGCGCGGGAAGAAAGGCTCGGTGCTGCTCGGCATCCTGCGCACCACCGACCACAAGACGATCGGGTTGCTGTACCTGGGCACCTCCTTCGCGTTCTTCCTGGCCGGCGGCGCGATGGCGCTGCTGATGCGCACCGAACTCGCCCGGCCGGGCCTGCAGTTCCTGTCGCAGGAGCAGTACAACCAGCTGTTCACCATGCACGGCACGATCATGCTGCTGCTGTACGCGACGCCGAACGTGTTCGGGTTCGCCAATTTCGTGCTGCCGCTGCAGATCGGCTCACCGGACGTCGCCTTCCCGCGGCTGAACGCGTTCTCCTACTGGCTGTACCTTTTCGGCGGGTTGATCGTGATGGGCGCGTTCCTCACTCCGGCCGGCGCGCCGGACTTCGGCTGGACCGCGTACACGCCGCTGTCGGACGCCACCCACACGCCGGGCATCGGCGGCGACCTGTGGATCATGGGCCTCATCGTCGCCGGGCTCGGCACCATCCTCGGCGCCGTCAACATGTTGACCACGATTTTGTGCCTCCGCGCGCCGGGAATGATGATGTTCCGGATGCCGCTGTTCACCTGGAATATTTTCTTCACGGCGATCCTGATCCTGATCGTGTTCCCGATTCTGACCGCCGCGCTGTTCGCGCTGGAAGCCGACCGGCGGCTTGGCGCACACGTGTTCGATCCGGCCAACGGCGGTGCGATCCTGTGGCAGCACCTGTTCTGGTTCTTCGGTCATCCGGAGGTGTACATCGTCGCATTGCCGTATTTCGGGATCGTCACCGAAATCATTCCGGTGTTCAGCCGGAAACCGCTTTTCGGCTACCGGCTGATGGTGTTCGCGACGGTGGGCATCACCGCGTTGTCGGTGGCGGTCTGGGCGCATCACATGTTCGCCACCGGCGCGGTGCTGCTGCCGTTCTTCTCGATCATGACGTTCCTGATCGCGGTGCCGACCGGGATGAAGTTCTTCAACTGGATCGGCACCATGTGGCGGGGCGCGATCTCGTTCGAATCGCCGATGCTGTGGTCGATCGGGTTCATGGTCACCTTCCTGTTCGGCGGTCTGACCGGGGTCATCCTCGCCTCGCCCCCGCTGAACTTCCACGTCACCGACACTTACTTCGTGGTCGCGCACTTCCACTACGTGCTGTTCGGCACGATCGTGTTCGCCACTTTCGCCGGGATCTACTTCTGGTTCCCGAAGATGACCGGCCGGATGCTCGACGAGCCGCTCGCGAAATTGCATTTCTGGACGACTTTCATCGGCTTCCACACGACGTTCCTGGTGCAGCACTGGCTCGGGGTGGAAGGAATGCCGCGCAGGTACGCCGACTACCTGTCCTCGGACGGGTTCACGGTGCTGAACACGATCTCCACGATTGGTGCTTTTCTGCTCGGCGCCTCGGTGCTGCCGTTCATCTGGAACGTGGTGAAGAGCTACCGATACGGCGAGAAATGCGAAGTGGACGATCCATGGGGTTACGGCAATTCCCTGGAGTGGGCGACGTCGAGCCCGCCGCCGCGGCACAATTTCACCGAACTGCCCCGGATCCGTTCCGAACGGCCTGCCTTCGAACTGCACTATCCGGAGGCGGTGCAGCGGATGAGGGAGGAGCAGCACGTCCATTGGGGGCGGCGGGACAAGGTCGACGCCTGA